In Scyliorhinus canicula chromosome 8, sScyCan1.1, whole genome shotgun sequence, one DNA window encodes the following:
- the LOC119970108 gene encoding thioredoxin-like: MGVRVLESKKDFEMVLKEAGCKLVVIDFSATWCGPCQTIKPRFHELAEKNPSVIFCDVDVDDAPDLAEQCQINCMPTFHFYKNGERVFDFSGANRTTLEDKIRELQ; the protein is encoded by the exons AAAGATTTTGAAATGGTGCTGAAGGAGGCAGGATGCAAACTGGTGGTGATTGACTTCTCCGCAACATGGTGTGGGCCTTGTCAAACTATCAAGCCACGATTCCAT GAATTGGCAGAGAAAAACCCAAGTGTGATTTTCTGTGACGTGGACGTGGACGATGCCCCA GATCTTGCTGAACAGTGTCAAATAAATTGCATGCCAACGTTCCATTTCTACAAGAATGGAGAGAGG GTGTTTGACTTTTCTGGAGCCAATCGAACAACACTGGAGGACAAAATTCGAGAGCTGCAGTAA